One segment of Erigeron canadensis isolate Cc75 chromosome 2, C_canadensis_v1, whole genome shotgun sequence DNA contains the following:
- the LOC122588748 gene encoding ribonuclease E/G-like protein, chloroplastic, with translation MLALCETFWMFKPEVSASLHLLANNRKSRRVLLQRSLTRSCSRTPSPNFFGSWIVDTWLPGQALVSAQSRDEVKNFENEGSDFLVSKHLLGDLDFEDDFGSEDTRGSFSSSYQPIEEPWLVESSDLSLFANEIDSLDGLTCEDDEVSFLSFERVTQHISEGWYPVEEPWLSVEVSKKNEQPQIAGMLFLDEKENQRTLTELEPIPKNLFLDDDARVGVGMQELSVDTVILINSSLCTMQRVAVIEDEKLVEILLEPIKNNVQCDSVYIGVVTKLVPHMGGAFVNIGNPRASLVEIKNHLQPFIFPPFSHHREPRSVNGSLLVELLENPRINDKKQKSEEEELIDTSDGDQNTHDDFEDHDIDDEFDVSEDLTGNDNGSVVSPVLYINGKRNIFQPTESFCNSQNQTMADIMVGMKNSSGTDYQLQDTENRKNESKWAHVQKGTKIIVQVVKEGLGTKGPTLTAYPKLRSRFWVLMTRCNRIGISKKISGVERTRLRVIAKTLQPPGFGLTVRTVAAGHTVEELQKDLHGLLLMWKGITEQATSAALAADEGVEGSIPAMLHRAMGQTLCVVQDYFNDKVKKMVVDSPRIYHEVTNYLQDIAPDLCNRVELYNKKNPLFDEYNIEEELNNMLSKRVPLSNGGYLVIEQTEALVSIDVNGGQCMLGHGTSQEKAILDVNLAAAKQIARELRLRDIGGIIVVDFIDMSDDSNKRLVYEEVRKAVERDRSLVKVSELSRHGLMEITRKRVRPSVTFMISEPCSCCQATGRVEALETSFSKIEREICRLLARMERPDPGRPETWPKFVLMADRYMGSYLTSGKRTRLAILSSSLRVWILLKVARGFNRGAFELKPLADFKDHRDEDQIKRPPLKPPKKPTGDTPRRKVTIFPIKKWKTGGSK, from the exons CTATTGGGGGATCTGGACTTCGAAGACGATTTTGGTTCTGAGGATACCCGTGGATCATTCAGCAGTAGTTACCAGCCTATAGAGGAACCCTGGCTTGTAGAATCTTCTGATCTTTCTCTTTTTGCAAATGAAATAGATTCTTTAGATGGTTTAACGTGTGAAGACGATGAAgtaagttttttaagttttgagCGCGTAACGCAACATATTTCGGAAGGATGGTATCCTGTTGAGGAGCCGTGGCTCTCTGTTGAGGTTTCCAAGAAAAATGAGCAACCACAGATTGCAGGCATGCTCTTTCTTGACGAAAAGGAAAATCAGAGAACGCTTACCGAGCTTGAGCCAATTCCAAAAAACTtgtttcttgatgatgatgCTAGGGTGGGGGTAGGTATGCAGGAGCTATCTGTTGATACGGTTATATTGATAAATTCATCTTTATGTACAATGCAAAGGGTTGCCGTAATCGAAGATGAAAAACTGGTCGAGATATTGCTGGAACCTATAAAGAACAATGTGCAATGTGATAGTGTATATATaggtgttgtcacaaaactaGTTCCCCACATGGGTGGTGCATTTGTGAACATCGGGAACCCCAGAGCTTCGCTTGTGGAAATAAAGAATCATCTACAGCCATTTATATTTCCTCCATTTTCGCATCACAGAGAGCCAAGATCAGTTAATGGCTCTTTGCTTGTCGAGCTTTTAGAGAATCCAAGGATTAATGACAAGAAGCAGaaatcagaagaagaagaattgaTTGATACTAGTGATGGAGATCAAAATAcgcatgatgattttgaggacCATGATATAGATGATGAGTTTGACGTGTCAGAAGATTTAACAGGAAATGATAATGGCAGTGTAGTTAGTCCGGTGTTGTATATTAATGGCAAAAGGAATATCTTTCAGCCAACTGAAAGTTTTTGTAATTCACAGAATCAAACCATGGCTGACATCATGGTCGGCATGAAAAACTCAAGCGGTACAGATTATCAACTCCAAGATACggaaaatagaaaaaatgaaaGTAAGTGGGCTCATGTTCAGAAAGGCACTAAGATAATTGTACAGGTTGTCAAAGAAGGATTGGGTACCAAAGGCCCAACATTAACGGCTTATCCAAAGTTAAGGAGCCGATTTTGG GTTTTAATGACTCGTTGCAACAGAATTGGAATTTCGAAGAAAATATCTGGAGTGGAGAGGACACGGTTACGAGTCATAGCAAAGACTTTGCAGCCTCCAGGGTTTGGTCTTACTGTAAGGACCGTTGCTGCTGGTCATACTGTGGAAGAACTGCAAAAGGACCTGCATGGCTTGCTTTTAATGTGGAAAGGTATTACCGAACAAGCAACATCTGCAGCCCTTGCAGCAGATGAAGGTGTGGAAGGCTCCATTCCTGCTATGTTACATAGAGCAATGGGCCAAACACTCTGTGTTGTCCAGGATTATTTTAATGACAAG GTGAAGAAAATGGTGGTCGATTCTCCAAGGATATATCATGAG GTTACAAATTATCTTCAGGATATAGCTCCTGATCTCTGTAATCGTGTAGAGTTATACAACAAAAAGAATCCTCTTTTTGACGAGTACAACATTGAGGAAGAACTCAACAACATGCTAAGTAAAAG GGTACCATTATCCAATGGTGGTTATCTAGTAATTGAACAGACCGAGGCTTTAGTCTCCATTGATGTTAACGGAGGGCAGTGTATGCTTGGTCATGGGACTTCACAGGAGAAAGCCATCCTTGATGTCAATCTTGCAGCTGCTAAACAA ATTGCTAGGGAATTACGATTGAGAGATATTGGTGGAATAATCGTAGTCGATTTCATTGATATGTCGGATGATT CTAATAAGAGATTGGTCTATGAAGAAGTTAGAAAAGCAGTTGAGAGGGACCGCTCTTTAGTCAAAGTCTCTGAACTTTCTAGGCATGGGCTAATGGAGATCACGAGAAAAAGG GTACGACCTAGTGTGACATTTATGATAAGTGAACCATGTTCCTGTTGTCAAGCAACTGGGAGAGTGGAAGCTTTGGAAACCTCATTTTCTAAAATCGAGCGTGAGATTTGTCGATTGCTG GCACGGATGGAAAGGCCAGATCCTGGAAGGCCCGAAACATGGCCAAAATTTGTTCTAATGGCTGACCGATACATGGGTAGTTACTTGACCTCTGGAAAAAGGACAAGACTAGCAATCCTGAGTAGTTCTCTTAGAGTATGGATTTTGCTAAAG GTTGCAAGAGGTTTCAATAGGGGTGCATTTGAGCTAAAGCCACTGGCAGATTTTAAGGATCATAGAGATGAGGATCAAATTAAAAGACCACCGTTGAAGCCACCTAAGAAGCCCACCGGAGATACTCCCAGACGGAAAGTCACCATCTTTCCCATCAAGAAGTGGAAGACTGGCGGTAGTAAATGA